A window of Epinephelus moara isolate mb chromosome 15, YSFRI_EMoa_1.0, whole genome shotgun sequence genomic DNA:
gggttcagcaaatacaactggttcatgaagcttcatgtGGCCATCACTAGTTCTCAGACTGCACACAAGTGTACGTAAATGATTGATTATCTTTGTTTGTGAATGGTCAAGTATTATCTGTGTAGTAAATCTTTTGTTTCATCTGCCCAGAAACGGTGTCAGGTCCTCGAGCAGAAGCTGTCGAAACAAAAGGACGAAGCAGCCCAGCTCCAAAGGAAACTTTATTTTAccctcaaagaagaagaactgcGATTGGCTCGACAGAGTGACACGTTCCAGCACATCTgcgacagagtcagccagcaGAGCTCTCCGGCAGACCAGCAGTAAGAACATTTAAGGGTGCTATCACACCTGTAGTTGGGTTCCTTTGGTCCAcagcagagggaaaaaaatgaccgTTTAAAGGGACTATTGCAGTTGAAACCGTTGAGACAGATCATGTCCTCTGTGATGAGTCGATTGCTACAGCTCTCCTTGTTCTTCTCTCTGCAGGCTGCTGGATGTGATTGACTTCTATGAGACTAAAATGACTCAGCTGCTGGATGAGCTCAGGTAACACATGCCTCCCAGAACATGCTGACTTAATGCTTTGTTTCCAAGGCTTGTGCTGAGCTGTTTACGTCACCACAGATCTGTCAAAGGAGAACCAGAAGTGGCTCATCGGACACGAACCAAGAAGGCATCCAGCAGCATTACTCCGTCTTTCAAAACCATTCTTAAGGTACCCTGACAAAGTTTTACTCATTTTCAGATTGCTTCCCCCTTAAAGCAGTGGGTCACACTCTTACGTTTCTCCAAGGCGTACCAGACACAACAAAAGAAGAGCAACACTCAAATCGAAGAGCTAAAGAGAGATGTCGACCGCCTGAAGCAGGAGCTTGAGACGAGGTGTGTGTTCATCTGTTCGTCCAGTTTATTTCCAACGCCTGCACAAtagctagcaggatgctagctCAGCTGGTGCCCATCTTATGTTTGCATGCACATAACTCATGCAGAGCGCCAACCATCTTTGCAGATCGTCCAAAGACAGCACAACTGAGCCCAGTGATCACGCCAGGGAAGCCAGTCTCTGTGGCCGCTATCACCAGGTGCGTTTGGTCCATGAGGTCTGAGTGTGTCCCTTCTTCTCTCTGGGGTTCACTTCTTGTAACTAAACACTAAACCTAATAACTACCTCCTGAATTCCAGCTGTTGCACGAGATCAGCGCTGTTGTGACCGATCCCAACGCTCCGTTGCGACTGCACAAGCCGAGACCTTCCGCTGTCGGTTCGGAGCTGACAGAGTTTGAGACTCTCCTCCCCGCGCTGGAGGTCTGGGCCCAGCAGCTCCACCTACTGAAGGTAAACCGGCTTCAGTGTCAGCACCTACCAGACACTGATCATTCACCAGGAAATACCAAATACAGCGTGTGTAGTCGAATAAGAGGATGTGTTTCTATAGGATCTACAAAGGGCTTTAAATAAGCTGATGGCCAGACTGATGCCCTGGCAGCCGTCTGATGGGGGCCATAATGCTGCAGAAGCAGTGAAGGTGGAGGACATGATGTTGCTGGTGGACACCATCCTGGAAAGCACCTCAGCTGATGACGAAAAGGTAGATCGCTGCACTACTTTCGTACTACTCGCTCAAGGTAGTATGTATTAATGGTGCAAGATACACTCTGTGGTGCCCTGCTAGGTGCTCCGGAGTCCCACTCGGTACACTCTGGGCTCCATGGTGTCTCACTTCCAGAAGCTGTTCGACGTGACCTCCCTCAGAGGAGTGTACCCCCGTATGAACGAGGTCTACACCCGGCTGGGAGAGATGACCAACGCCATGAGGAACCTCCGAGACGTTCTGGAGCTAGGTAACCTTCAGCCGGAGACAAAGCTTCGTATGTCCGTCAGTCAGCTTTTGAGAAATTGGACAGTAGTTGAGCAGAgatgtttgtgcttgtgtgtcaGACAGCAGGGCTCCTCCTGCTGAGGTGGTGAACCATGTGGCCAGGCTGGTTTCCTCCGCCGAGCACACTGCTGGGTTCCATAATCTACTGGGAGACGCCGACATTGACAGGTTCACATACACTGAACACACAAGTGTTTAGAATATCACCGGCAGCTCACGGCTAGTttctggttgttgttgtttttttaacattcgtTGCTTTCGTTTTCCAGCGTCATCATCAAAGTGAAGCAGCACGAGGAGTTCTTCCCCGCTTTCCATGCCCTCATTatggacattttacagactCTAGGTAAATATGACACGTAACAACACAAGTAATCCCATCTTGTGTTATTAAAATACAGATTTCTggcttcttttattttatttcagtgacatttaaagagaaaacaagTGGTAAACGTTAGTgacggccaaatgaagcttcatgaaccagcAGTTGTATTTGGTggacccactagatggcgctcttggtgtaatgaaaaaggctcaagggatggcaatgcagtttggtttcaactagcaatggccaaatgaagcttcatgaagcattttttttattttttttgtgtgtgtgtttcaggtgtgaGTCACCTGGACGACATCCTTCCAGCTCTGAAGTCTTTGAAACAAGCAGCACAATGACACACTGCTGCACGAACTGATCTCAGTGCTGCGTTTTGCTCAGCGTCGTTTGTCGATTGTGGagtgtgatttttgtttttaataaaaatttgtttattttatgaatgtGGTGTCGGTGAAGACGggtgttttttgagcattcAACAACTTCCCCAGTGTTTTGTTGCCCCTGCCCCAACTCTTTTGGAACGTGTTgcagcatcaaattcagaataagtgtatattttagaaatcagtttgaacattaaatatcttgtctctGGGCTGTGCTCATTTGAATACACTCCAGTCTACAGTTACAAACCCAGTAGGGAGACTAGAGGGttgtaataaaaaagaaaaaaactgagcGAGCTTGTTACCGTACCAAAATTACCATAGTGGAAGAACATGTGAGGCGCCATTCTTCCTATAACAAGCCACTGTATCATCTAAATAATGTTAAAGCTGTTATTTAAGGTAATAAAACGTTGCATAATGTCGTTTTAACCTCTTAACatccactttttatttttaaattttcaccTATATAGCATCTCCAAATTAAAAAGCTAATGACAGATTAACTGTGGTGATGATGTGATCAGGCCTTTAGGTGTGAACAAAGTCTAGTGAGAGTCAGGCATCTctagatggcagccatcttaaATTGTTGAAGAGGTAAGTGAAGATCTCTCTtaattttcatgtgttttctttagtggtGTCCAAATgtagttgtatttgctgaacccactagatggcgctcttggtgtaatgaaaaaggctcaagggatgcaatgcagtttggtttcaagcCTTTGTTGAACACagtgccagagtggacccaGAGTGTGTCAGGGTCACACACTGGGTCTAATTTTTAAACTAATAAGGTATTAAATATCAGTCAAAGTGTTTGAGGAGCAAGAAAAGTATCATTAATTTTAGGATTATGATTTCTCTCATAGATTATCTGTCTCAGTTAGTGCtgtgtaaatatatacatatacatatataaatatatatataaccaACTACCTCAGCTCTAAGTCTGAGTGATGCATCACTTTTATGACAGTATGCTCATCTTCATGTTTATATTAAGACTGATCCTTCAGCCACCAAAgacattttatcaatttttcCTCATCAGtgtgaaaataaatgcaaactCTGTTGAGATGATCCATACAGTGGAGCCACCGGTGGGTTATGAGTCATGTATTAAATATGACGAATGCAGCATCCCTTCAAAAACTGCCTGTTTGGAACAGGTAGATCGCTCGGCCTGTGGTGTATGAAGGGCTGAAACTgcccaaatcaaaaataaataaatgaatgttttctgctgtgtctgtgtgacaccATGAAGATACCCCCATTATCATATAGGTGAAGAAATACAGtatgataaatacagaaataaataaacagggaaataaatgaaaacagaaataaatgaaaacagaattaagtaaataaatagggaaataaatgaaaacataaagaaatagggaaataaatgaaaacataaagaagtagggaaataaatgaaaacagaattaagtaaataaatagggaaataaatgaaaacataaataaataaatagggaaataaatgaaaatataaagaaataaaaacaggaataaataaatagggaaataaatgaaaacaaataaatgaataaatagggaaataaattaatatggAAAATAAGTaatttgtcaaataaataaatacattttatgtgtttatttttatatttctgtgcatatttatttattttcacatgaacctgcacatttatttgataattgggcatttctacatttctttcttgatgatttcatttatttatttattgagccacttatttatttatttctgattttggCAGTCTCAGTCCTTCATAGTGGTGTTGCAGCTTTCTCAAGAACCGCTCACACATTCATTCTATAGATGCCACAAGCAGCTATAGATTTATTATTATGTCTACATATGAAAAATATTGAATCAAGTTGCTCATCTAAGTCACTGTGCCTGGCATCAACTTACAAAAGGTCCCCAAAGCACTCAAAAAGCGCAGATACTTAAGTCTTCTATGATGCATTGCTTCTTGATTTCCCAAACTACAGGGTGGGCCAAGGGTCAATTACAATTACAGAGACTCCACTCAcctgcctccacagctgcagctcatcagccaatcagcctggtataaaagcctctccagcacacacactctgccagattgttcttcaccCACATGCAAGACTTCCCAGCACTCCTTACCTGCCTGATATCTTCGTCAGCTCAAGCTcctgtttattctgtgaacaaataaaggtcattaccaactgtccctgagtgctgcatttgggttcagtcaCACCACTCTTTCTGAATCCTAAATCTGGCCCGACATGCTGTCTGACATTTGTTTCCACTGTCTACCTGTCTCCGCATGTGAGAGAGACGAGTTCTCGCAGATCCAGAGAGGAAAGGTCGTCGTCATCTCATAATGAATAGACGGGAGTGGAGAGCCTGGCTACTCGCTGCGTCCCCACATACATCAACTCCACTgagcagaaaattaaaatggaaaTCTGGGCCTTGAACGGAGTCGAGGGTCCCATTGACCTGTGCCGTGTGATTTATGGCGGGTGATTACGTCACCTCGATGCCACTTGGGCCACGGAGCTCACTCGATGCTCCGACTCATAACCATTAATTTTCAAAGTGTTTATCACGTTGATACTTTTTATTGATCATCAGTCATTGAGTGAATGTAAAGATCATTATTCAGGTCAGTCACTACGAGTTGTGTATTGACCATTGTGTAATGAAGCTCATGCTGTTGTTGGGACCTGACCTCGTAACAGGCCTCCcattaaagtatcaaaatggcAGTTGGAATTAATcaataattattaattgtgttaaataatgtgacttaatttacattaaatcacctcatgGGGCACCATGCTATGTCTGAGCCACCATTCCAGATGGCAAGACCCATAAgaaaagccttcacatgtccagtttagatcttaaagaatgaaaaatcatctgtggtccagtgaatcccaacactGTATGATGTTCATTACACATGATATATGGCTTGGTTCTACTCAAGATTAATATGGGATATGAATTGATTCTTGTGTAAGCTAACTATATCAGTTCTTCAACTCTTTATAGGAGACAGAATGAGCTCATCTTGAGAGCCAGAACATCTTCTCCAATGAGAAAAGCCAGGACCCCAGGAACGCTGCTCAGCCTTGCCTCCAATAAttggtcaattatgactcttacTATTATGAACTGTTGATGCATGGAGGTTTTTTATCTGTAAAACTTTCTTCACAATGTTAagtcttcttcttgtcttttgGCTGCTCCCTTCAGGGGTCGCCACACTGGATTATCTGCCTATCTCAATGGCCTTCGACCAAAGGTCGTTCAATTTCCACCGGCACCCCACTGGTCAACAGCACTGGAGGCAgtcaatagccctttttaaacaggaattgtgcaaatttgcaggaaagcccaatcagtcttttttcagcattggcagtataaaaacaaaatcagggagtgcagcaaaatgtcgcctacctacttttgtttatacagaatgagcctttttcggggcaatggggggcgtgagcaagtaacaaaacgcgtagctcagcgtgtgacgtaaacagtgacgtgggagggaagcagcggctggtcagtccttcggcgattctctcgtaagtcggcccgttcttcaccgtccccgtcatctgacggttaatggcctcttcatttgcgaggacaaggagggcacgcaattccttgtctccccagttgctcatctttacagtgtctgtcaggtttgcgtttccctcttgctactagctgctcgctaattcctgctatcagctgtttcctgtttatccactgccagtgggtcgcacgtgcggcgtcatcaacagctcctcccacaagtcttcaacagcccctcctgtggcgcatcgttctttttaaactaaaagggttccgccaatatgtctaccctacgaggcggaaaattgggcaccacGGATCAAcgcgccaatccggctctgtgtgtctaaacgctcgcagcttgccagcaaaacggcccaacattcacggaaaatctgtCCATGTAAAAGGGCTATTGTTAACCCTGGACCTTGCCCAGTGGCAGACTTTCGGCATCATTGTTTTGGCACGAATTTAATGCCGGATGCCCTTCCTGACGCAACCCTCACCATTTATCCGGGCTTGGGACCGGCATCAGGAGTACACAGAAAGTGTCCCCCCAATGGCTGGTTTCACAATGTTATGTCTATGAACAGGAATTCGCAGGTGGCGAAACTTTATTGTATTGCGGGAGCaaacccagaagctagaaaGTTTTTTTGGCGTATGTGACAGGCGACCAAATCCATTGgaataggtgccatcttggaGTCCTGTTTCTAGTTATAACAATACATCTATACatcggctgtggctcagaggatCGGTGGTTTGATCCTCCTGCAGTCTGCATGTGtggcatgctgcttttttctgctggggggccactgccattggggagtactgttgccatgaggggggggtacttggtctgcaatggtgtttgagtgggtggaacatgtcaggtggtatcaaCATGAAtgccaaaggtttcccagcagactGGTATGAATGGTAAGGGTTGAAGacaaatgaatgtgtggttggtgtattttttacaacacTGCTGTGGTTTTGCATCTCGGAGGAAAAGCAAACTGTGGTCGGGGCATTTTTCCGACCATCTGCTGAGTgctgctgtactgtatgtacattAAGTTCACGCAGAGGCCCATTAAGTGGCTAATGGGGTTTGATTGCCGGTGAAACGAGCCACGACAAATGAGGAGATGTCCTAATGGATGGACAACTTCAGCCACTGAGCCGGAGAGTTTGATGGAGGAGGGGGCAGGACTCTCGGGCTCGGCTCCAAATCGGCCTCTTCATCCGCAGCATTCTGctctcaaagaggaagaaacatTTATCTTAAGAGTTTTCAAGCTAAAAAGTTCTGGGAACAAAACTGAGACTAAGATAGTCCTACTTTACCACACTTGAAAGCAGAAAAGACAGAAGTGACGCAGGGGTGTGGCCTTGATATAAAGAACTGAGCCTGGAAACATAATTTACAGACAACGTGGGGAAGATGGAGACGTACGAAGAGCTGTTTTCACTAATCCTACTTCACCTTGAAGCTGTTTGACTTCTCTTTTCTCTCGTTTCAAGCCAGACCCTATCAGCTTAAATCCCACAGCCCAGGAATCAACATCTAAACTTTGCTCTCATGCGTGGACTAGGAGGGGGGAACAGGGGAATGGAGTCAGCGGTTCTTGCAAGAAAAAAACCCTATCAATAAAAGGTCTGTATTTTCGCAGGTGGTCTGGCTGTTCCCTGGTGATGCAGAGAGGACAGGTAATCCACAGTGAGATTACGTCGCTCTCTCATGTTGCACAGGTGCTGCAGGCTGATAGGACACAAAGTAATAGGCCTCTAACAGCCCATGTGGAGATGGCGGTCAGAGCAGCTTTAGATAGCGGCAGATAAACAGCAGCTACCTGGCATTTTGTCAACAAACAGTGCAGCATTCACTACCTATCCTCAGTGTATCCTACTGGTCTGGAATTGGCTCTTAAGACTGAATGTTGCTATGATACCccaatgatgtcatcatgggtTTTGGTTTCATATTCTGTTATCTTGTGGACtttgagttttctgtttgtgacccttgtttcatgttgtttagctcatatttaatctgcttcctgttttattttgtagcttctctcctcatgtgttgtgtctggttttacttcctgtctttgtgtgttttcccgcctgttttctgccaCACCTGTCTTGTTAGTTCTTCCCTGTTCcctgagtcttcccttcacacctgttctgtagcAGTCTTGTCTGCTCCACCCTTGTTGTCTTCCTTCTCCAGCTGCGTCTCGTCCTTGTGATTAGTCTTCTGGGTATATATACCTGCgtgtttccctttgtccttGGTCAGTCCGTCTGCGTACCTTCTGCGTTCGTCATGGGTTCATCCTGCCTTCATCTTCCTTGACCAGCTATGTTAAAGCTCGCCTTTTCTTGAAAACCTAAACCTGTAAACCTAAACCGATAAcaatccgctgtgagggtccaaaggacagagggatggtgtgtgttgtaaagccctctgaggaaaattgtgatttgggctttgtaaataaaattgaattgaaacagtggaattacagtTTCCATGTCCATCACATGATCCCATTGTGCCCAAAACAGCCTTTTCCCATCGACAAGAAAGGACGAGAAAAACCAGCTGGGGCTCAACTTTTCGGGTTGtcaaccaatttatttttggtcaaaatgctctgGGCAGCTTCAGGGCCTGTTTATATGGTTCTGTATATTTATGAAAACGggtatttatctttgcgtttgcaccTATCATTTACACGTAACCAGAGTTTGGCTCGACGAAAACggagattttcaaaaacggTTTCcaaagtgaaatttaaaaaaaaaaaatccatttctATGGAGACGTGTAAAGAGGATAGACGGAGATTTGGGAAAATGATGACGTTGCAACCCAGTTCGCGCATGGCCATTAGGCGCCcgggaaccacaacaacaatggtggatatattacgttttgttagcacttttgggacttcttacgagcttacaaatgagcttagcactgctgcatcaacattaGCGCACAAAGACGTCTGCTGTGCCCAAGTGCATAGCAGCTTactatgctacataaggttaaaatgtagtttaagttgtttttatcactagcaCCAAGTGGAAAGCGCAGAACGTTCGtctatggtgtttgacatatagcgtatcgccacctactgcccTGGCATGCTAACTGCAGCAAAAACCTTGGATATCGTTTTAACAACTGATTGTGTAAAcctggaattttttttatacgggataaataaaaatccgtttttatttgtgtctgtatccgtgtaaacaaggcctAAGATTAGGTGAAGGAACAGGACCGGAACTGGTTCTAGTGTTGGTGGAAAAGAGGTATCAGGGAGTCCCCAGAACTATTTAGATCCAGAATCTACCTACACTGATAGGAGTCAGACTTTGTGGCCAATTCAGGCACAAAGCGAACACCAggctcctggatgaaagtcctaggtttgttggactcatccacctccCATCCCGCCCACCCTATTGGCACTTTCCAACTTCTTATATTATGTCATTACTGGCAGCGTTTCGAACTGAGGCCgcatatcataccaccatcATACtaaccatccctgttatatggcggctaaTCTCATcatctgctcagagggtaaggagctaattgttttcacaatttGTGGGCATTGTGGACTATTCCTTTTCTTTaagttagccactaactgctagtagctgctttttaaatgcacatgCATGTACAGAACCCTTCCAACCAAAGACAACCAGACAAAATGACCGTAATAGCATTTTATTAAATCTCTAGCTCAGTGACTTGACTCAGTTTCTACATATTTTATATCTACAGTTTTCATGCTTTACAGGTGGAGCTCATGCATTAGGACCCACACTATATTTTATGGGGGAAACCAACGTAGTGCATGAACCCATCAGAAGTGTGGAGGCTCACCAAGCACCAACATAGGGACAGGGTGGATCAACATACCAACATTCATCCACTCAGTTTTGCTTTACCACAAAGTCactggaaaaaaagtaaaagtttcccttttttaagaAGTGCATATCCCGTGGAAATGTAATTGGTCGGCACCTCCAAAAACCCTGAGGGCCCGAGTCTGGAGCCTGGGATGCTGAGACAGGAACACATGCTCAAAGTTAAGACATGTTTTCAGCCATCAAACAGAAGTGGAAGGATACACATTCAAAATATATAAAGACAAGAACCAAAAGTAAATAAGTTAAGTatgccctgtgtgtgtttgaggctgGAGGTTTGACTTTTTACAGCAAATATAGAATTtagaaaattaaatacatatttaaaagtTGGTACAGATAAATGCTTTTACAGCAGTTTAAAACATAAGCATATATACAAGCTCAATCAGGACATGAAATATGGTTATTTCTGTGCTGTAGAGGAAATGGGTCTTGTTTGGTTTGAAAGAGTAGAAAAATCACACATATAACACTACACACACCATCACAAGTAGTCGAGGCAGATCACAGTAATTAAAGCCAACATTTAAATGTGtggaaaacaacacagaaaataaagtctTTACAGATGCTGACATCATCTTTGGTGAGCTTTTGTTGGTGGTAATAGCATGGTGGCCGCCAACAGAGCCAACACGAGCAAATGAAGAGACACCTTCACCAAACTCAGATTGAGGGAGGACgtttcttcttctgcagtgtGTTGAACTCCCAGAGCGGCTGAATCATAGTGACTGAAGTGTTAACACCAACAACACGAGCAGGGTGTGGGCTTACTGTAGTTACTGCATAGGGACGATCACTGTATGAGAGATTCACAGACTCTGAAGTATTTGTTGAGTTTCATTGCATAAGGGTTGTTCCCctgattcttattttaagaGATGTTTTAGGTTGTGTTTAgggtaaggaacatgcatttgtgggatgagcagcagagctgagtatgtgggttgcgcccatgaaacTTTGCCacatcttctctgccaatgccaaacaacttttttcttttgctgtagctattgactcttgttttgagcttctggtaccCCCAGGTGCCTGATTGGGTCACCTGTCGTTTCTGGACAGTTAGAAGTGAAATCTCATCTACCACAGACAAGAAATACATCAGAGTAGAGCTGCGTTTGAAATGCAGGATGGAGAAGGATCCCATTCCAAAGTCTTTCATGCCATTTAGACATGTGAGTGTGCGTATTCTGAgcttgaaattaaaaaagaaaatctttgtGACCTCAAATTTGCAGTCAAAGAACTGCAACAAAGCAGAGAAAACACATTCTCAAGTTATCACAACATTGATACATGATCAACCTTTCACTGAAGACTTCTATGAATTTGGTATAACCACACATGCAAGATGGATATGTCACTATTCTAACAATGCTGTTTACAATTTCCAAAAGTCTGTCTTCACATTTGTCTTTTGTATAAAGTTGCATAACTGACGAAATAATAAATCCA
This region includes:
- the cep70 gene encoding centrosomal protein of 70 kDa isoform X5; this translates as MSLRTMLTDSERRQALIQELIKSNNQLKEEVHNHMSRAAQQSQRATELEGLLDAVKTRVQDLEDRCLGKAVQQHSHTQRLQQEKQEAQKRCQVLEQKLSKQKDEAAQLQRKLYFTLKEEELRLARQSDTFQHICDRVSQQSSPADQQLLDVIDFYETKMTQLLDELRSVKGEPEVAHRTRTKKASSSITPSFKTILKAYQTQQKKSNTQIEELKRDVDRLKQELETRSSKDSTTEPSDHAREASLCGRYHQLLHEISAVVTDPNAPLRLHKPRPSAVGSELTEFETLLPALEVWAQQLHLLKDLQRALNKLMARLMPWQPSDGGHNAAEAVKVEDMMLLVDTILESTSADDEKVLRSPTRYTLGSMVSHFQKLFDVTSLRGVYPRMNEVYTRLGEMTNAMRNLRDVLELDSRAPPAEVVNHVARLVSSAEHTAGFHNLLGDADIDSVIIKVKQHEEFFPAFHALIMDILQTLGVSHLDDILPALKSLKQAAQ
- the cep70 gene encoding centrosomal protein of 70 kDa isoform X1, which codes for MDSRKAHFLQSRNKTYVYLWTDRQFQQEQIEWDDVNKLLQHHGFKPVCFADPVENKNLSDLILLDKKSASEIRMSLRTMLTDSERRQALIQELIKSNNQLKEEVHNHMSRAAQQSQRATELEGLLDAVKTRVQDLEDRCLGKAVQQHSHTQRLQQEKQEAQKRCQVLEQKLSKQKDEAAQLQRKLYFTLKEEELRLARQSDTFQHICDRVSQQSSPADQQLLDVIDFYETKMTQLLDELRSVKGEPEVAHRTRTKKASSSITPSFKTILKAYQTQQKKSNTQIEELKRDVDRLKQELETRSSKDSTTEPSDHAREASLCGRYHQLLHEISAVVTDPNAPLRLHKPRPSAVGSELTEFETLLPALEVWAQQLHLLKDLQRALNKLMARLMPWQPSDGGHNAAEAVKVEDMMLLVDTILESTSADDEKVLRSPTRYTLGSMVSHFQKLFDVTSLRGVYPRMNEVYTRLGEMTNAMRNLRDVLELDSRAPPAEVVNHVARLVSSAEHTAGFHNLLGDADIDSVIIKVKQHEEFFPAFHALIMDILQTLGVSHLDDILPALKSLKQAAQ
- the cep70 gene encoding centrosomal protein of 70 kDa isoform X2 yields the protein MDSRKAHFLQSRNKTYVYLWTDRQFQEQIEWDDVNKLLQHHGFKPVCFADPVENKNLSDLILLDKKSASEIRMSLRTMLTDSERRQALIQELIKSNNQLKEEVHNHMSRAAQQSQRATELEGLLDAVKTRVQDLEDRCLGKAVQQHSHTQRLQQEKQEAQKRCQVLEQKLSKQKDEAAQLQRKLYFTLKEEELRLARQSDTFQHICDRVSQQSSPADQQLLDVIDFYETKMTQLLDELRSVKGEPEVAHRTRTKKASSSITPSFKTILKAYQTQQKKSNTQIEELKRDVDRLKQELETRSSKDSTTEPSDHAREASLCGRYHQLLHEISAVVTDPNAPLRLHKPRPSAVGSELTEFETLLPALEVWAQQLHLLKDLQRALNKLMARLMPWQPSDGGHNAAEAVKVEDMMLLVDTILESTSADDEKVLRSPTRYTLGSMVSHFQKLFDVTSLRGVYPRMNEVYTRLGEMTNAMRNLRDVLELDSRAPPAEVVNHVARLVSSAEHTAGFHNLLGDADIDSVIIKVKQHEEFFPAFHALIMDILQTLGVSHLDDILPALKSLKQAAQ
- the cep70 gene encoding centrosomal protein of 70 kDa isoform X3, encoding MEQQEQIEWDDVNKLLQHHGFKPVCFADPVENKNLSDLILLDKKSASEIRMSLRTMLTDSERRQALIQELIKSNNQLKEEVHNHMSRAAQQSQRATELEGLLDAVKTRVQDLEDRCLGKAVQQHSHTQRLQQEKQEAQKRCQVLEQKLSKQKDEAAQLQRKLYFTLKEEELRLARQSDTFQHICDRVSQQSSPADQQLLDVIDFYETKMTQLLDELRSVKGEPEVAHRTRTKKASSSITPSFKTILKAYQTQQKKSNTQIEELKRDVDRLKQELETRSSKDSTTEPSDHAREASLCGRYHQLLHEISAVVTDPNAPLRLHKPRPSAVGSELTEFETLLPALEVWAQQLHLLKDLQRALNKLMARLMPWQPSDGGHNAAEAVKVEDMMLLVDTILESTSADDEKVLRSPTRYTLGSMVSHFQKLFDVTSLRGVYPRMNEVYTRLGEMTNAMRNLRDVLELDSRAPPAEVVNHVARLVSSAEHTAGFHNLLGDADIDSVIIKVKQHEEFFPAFHALIMDILQTLGVSHLDDILPALKSLKQAAQ
- the cep70 gene encoding centrosomal protein of 70 kDa isoform X4; translated protein: MEQEQIEWDDVNKLLQHHGFKPVCFADPVENKNLSDLILLDKKSASEIRMSLRTMLTDSERRQALIQELIKSNNQLKEEVHNHMSRAAQQSQRATELEGLLDAVKTRVQDLEDRCLGKAVQQHSHTQRLQQEKQEAQKRCQVLEQKLSKQKDEAAQLQRKLYFTLKEEELRLARQSDTFQHICDRVSQQSSPADQQLLDVIDFYETKMTQLLDELRSVKGEPEVAHRTRTKKASSSITPSFKTILKAYQTQQKKSNTQIEELKRDVDRLKQELETRSSKDSTTEPSDHAREASLCGRYHQLLHEISAVVTDPNAPLRLHKPRPSAVGSELTEFETLLPALEVWAQQLHLLKDLQRALNKLMARLMPWQPSDGGHNAAEAVKVEDMMLLVDTILESTSADDEKVLRSPTRYTLGSMVSHFQKLFDVTSLRGVYPRMNEVYTRLGEMTNAMRNLRDVLELDSRAPPAEVVNHVARLVSSAEHTAGFHNLLGDADIDSVIIKVKQHEEFFPAFHALIMDILQTLGVSHLDDILPALKSLKQAAQ